A region of the Cytobacillus luteolus genome:
ATTTCCAATACCTTTAATCGCTGTTAAAGCGAGCATGGCTTCCTCGTTCGGAAGCTCTTCTAGAGTGTCCAATCTGAGTTTTTTTTCCGAAACCTTTTGTGACAGGTCCCTTATATAACTAATCTTAGGGCGGGAGACCCCAATTTCCCTCAGTTGGTCATCAGATAGTCCAAGTACTATTTCAGGAGTAACCGTATGATTGGTTAATTCCACAAAGCGATTGAAAATTGTACCGGCAGCCTTTACTGAAAGCTGTTGACCGATGATGGAATTAACAAGTGATAAATAGTGATCTTCGCGTGTCGTTAATTCTAATGTACCTATAACGTCGATAAACTGCCCTAGAATTGGGTCGTTCTTTTTTAATAGCTCTAACTTTTCTTTCATTTAATCACCTATTTGAGAAGTGGTTTTTAATAATTTTTATATGGTTAGACCCGAATAAACATATGCCTCTAAGTCTTCTTTATGTGCACTAAAGATGTTGGGTCGTACTTCGTAAAGGTCTGGTTTTTGTGTAAATAAAAAGTTTGTAATCCTGATTAGCCCTGCAGATCGCAGCAAGACTAAATGATAGTGTAAGTTACTTTTTGATAGATTTGTTAATTCTACTAGTTGTGTAAAGGTTTTAGGCTCAGTAGCTAGGAGTTGCAATATTTTAAGTCGTTTTTCATCAGCAAGAGCTTTCGTTTTTCTTAAAAGGACTAAAGGTACTTCATGTCCATTCTCCCTAGGGATATCAACAGAGAAGTGTATCAAAACAGTATTTTTAAAACCATATATTCTATTCTGAGGAGAAAGATGGTAAGTAGGAATTAATATAATCTCCGTGATTTCCTGACTTGGTTGTATATGGATGCCATTCGTACATTCTTCAACCATTTTTTCAGGGGTTGTTTCGTTTTGCTTTACTGCCTTTACCTCCTGGATAATTGTTAAGTGATTATTTATCTCGGCATCAACTTTATAAACATCATCCCATAAGGGCAGTAATGTTGCATAATAGTTCCTGAAGTGTTCAAGGTCCTTCAGTGGCTCCTCTTTAAAATACATATACAACAACTCATAAATTTCACCAATTGATAGTCCCTTAAACCAAGAGAGGAATTTCTCTAATGAGTTCTTATATGGACTCTTCCTTGCAAGAAGGAGCAAATATCCTATAAGATGTAATGATTCTTTATCCTTTAACAGCTTTTTCAATTCAGGTTGTATACGAATCTCCACATCTTTAAACCACTGTTTATCTAAATCATAATTTGTCTTTTGAGTTACATAAACAGACAAACTAGAGACTACTTCATAAATAGGCTCAAAATCAATTTCTACTTTATAAGTCATTCTTTGTCCTCCAATAAATAGCCTATTATTACAAAAAAAAAC
Encoded here:
- a CDS encoding DNA-3-methyladenine glycosylase family protein — encoded protein: MKEKLELLKKNDPILGQFIDVIGTLELTTREDHYLSLVNSIIGQQLSVKAAGTIFNRFVELTNHTVTPEIVLGLSDDQLREIGVSRPKISYIRDLSQKVSEKKLRLDTLEELPNEEAMLALTAIKGIGNWTAEMFLIFSLGRENILSHLDVGLHRGAKWLYDSEDGKTTLIDKGKNWEPYQSLASLYLWEVVNRGLVTKYASFTEYQKNL
- a CDS encoding ArsR/SmtB family transcription factor produces the protein MTYKVEIDFEPIYEVVSSLSVYVTQKTNYDLDKQWFKDVEIRIQPELKKLLKDKESLHLIGYLLLLARKSPYKNSLEKFLSWFKGLSIGEIYELLYMYFKEEPLKDLEHFRNYYATLLPLWDDVYKVDAEINNHLTIIQEVKAVKQNETTPEKMVEECTNGIHIQPSQEITEIILIPTYHLSPQNRIYGFKNTVLIHFSVDIPRENGHEVPLVLLRKTKALADEKRLKILQLLATEPKTFTQLVELTNLSKSNLHYHLVLLRSAGLIRITNFLFTQKPDLYEVRPNIFSAHKEDLEAYVYSGLTI